Genomic window (Streptomyces cadmiisoli):
GTGGTTCTTGCCGAGCCGGTCGTCGTTCAGGGCGCTGTGCGCGGCGTCGTACCCGGTGACCAGCCATGCGTCGACCCCGCTGGGGAAATTGACCCGGTGGACGGGGCCTTCCTCGCGAAGCTTCCGGTACAGCGGGTACGGGTCGGTCTTGTACTCCTTGCCGTAGAGGGGCAATGGTTCGGAATTCGGCATGGCCTTACGCTTCCTTCGTTCCTGGCGGAGAGGCGGGAATGGATGGTTTCCGCGTTGTTTCGACGGAATCACAACATGCCGACCCGCGGCCGTTCGTTCCATCCGCGGAATCCCGGCCGGCTGAACGCACGCATACGGCGCGGGAATTCGGGCACGGCGCTGGATTCGTCCGCCGAACAACTCGCGGAAACCGGCGGTTCACTCGATTCTGCGTATGCGGTTCAGAGCCTGGGCGCGAGAATCTCACCCGTGTTCACGTCGCGTACCGTGATCGCCTCCATGGGGCAGATCTCGGCGGCGTCGACCACCCGGGCGTCCGGCTCGGTCAGTTCCGCCACCGCACGGGCCCGTCCGGCGTCCAGGCGCAGCCGGCCGTGCGCGGTCGCCAGGCACAGCCCGGAGCCGGCGCAGGCGAGCCGGTCGACCTCGAGACGCCACTGGCCCCGGTCCGGTGCCGGGGTCCCGCTCGTCGCGGCGGGGCGGGACGGCACCGGGGTCACCACTCCACCAGAAGGGATTCGGGGGCCCGTGCGATGAGTCCGGGCTTCCACGGGACGTCGTCCACCGCGCCCGCGAGCCGCAGGCCGGGGAAGCGGTCCAGCAGTCCGCCGATCGCCGCCTTGAGTTCGGCGCGGGCGAGGGCGGCCCCGAGGCAGTAGTGGATGCCGTGGCCGAATCCGAGGTGCGGGTTGCGCTCCCGGTCGAAGCGGATGGCCTCCGGGTCGTCGAAGACGCGTTCGTCGCGGTCGCCCGCGGCCCGCTGGAAGATGACGGTCTCGCCTTTTCGGATCAGTACGCCGCCGACCTCGACGTCCTCGGAGGCGCGGCGCGGGAAACTGCCCGTCGAGCGGAGCGGAATGACGCGCAGCATCTCCTCGATGGCCGGGTCGAGCAGGGCGCGGTCGGCGAGGAGACGCGCGTAGAGGTCGCGCTGGGCGAGCAGCAGGAACGACACGTTGGAGATCATGCTGAGCGATGTCTCGTGGCCGGCCATGAGGATGCCGATCCCGGTGCGGACGGCCTCCACCTCGGTCATGTGGCCGGCGTCCAGCGCCTCGATGAGGACCGAGATCAGGTCGTCGGAGGGGCTGGCGCGGCGGAGGGAGATCAGTTTGCGCAGGAACTGCTCCAGGCCGTCCCGGGCGGCGTTCACCTCTTCCCTGGTGTGGGCGGAGGTGGCGACGAACACATCGGAGTACCGGCGGAACTCCGCCCGCTCCTCGTAGGGGACGCCGAACAGCTCCACGATCATGCGGACCGGAAGCGGAACCGCCAGCCGCTGCACGAGATCGCCGGGCGGGCCGGCCGCCTCCATCGCGTCGAGTTCGGTGGTGACCAGTTCCCGCATGCGGTCGGTGAGGTCGGAGACGATGCGCGGCCGGAACGCGTGCGCGACGATCTTGCGCATCTTCCCGTGGTCCGGCGGGTCCATGCTCAGCAGGTTCCCCGGGCGCAGCGGCAGCGGCGTCACCCGCGCGGTGTCGGGTTCGGTCGCGGCGCGGGAGCTGAACCGGGGGTCGGCGAGGAACTCCTTGATCTCGTGGTAGCCGGTGATCAGCCAGGCCTCACCGCCGTAGGGCATGGTCACCCGGGACACCGGTGCCGTCCGGCACAGCTCCATGTAACGGGGATTCAGATCCAGCCGGACCACGGGACCGAAAGGGTATTGCTCGGGCCGGGCAGTGTCGTGGGCCGCATCCGTGACGGTCACGGTTTCCCCCTTCTGTGAAATCGTCCGCCGCCTACGGAAAATGTGATCCGGGACACTCGGGTCGAGGTATCTCGACGCGTCACCCGCGCGCGGGTCCGCGGAATTCCGCCGGCAAGGGCGATGAGGTCGAACGAAAAGCGATTCAGCAGGTCTGGCCGGTCGTCGGTCAGCGGCACCGCGACCGCGTCGTACCCAGCCTGTCGCTCGGGGATCGTCTCACAGAAACCAGGGGCCGGAAGGCGTTCGAAATCGAGGCTCGCATTCCGCATGAGCGCCGGTATTCAACATTCAACGAAAAGCGGCGGGCGGCGCCCGGTCGGGCGTCACCCGCCGCGGCGGCGTGGGCGGTTGTGTCACCTGCGGGCGTACAGCCGCATCGTGACCGGGCCGAAGACGAACAGCAGCAGCGCCGCCCAGCCCAGGACCCAGGCGATCTCCGACGCCGGCCGGTCGCCGGCCATCAGGGAGCGCACCGCCTCGCACAGATGGGAGACCGGGCTGTTGTTCACGAACGCCTGCAACCAGCCGGGCATGGTCCGCGGGTCGACGAAGACATTGCTCAGGAAGGACAGCGGGAAGATCACCATCATCGACACCCCCATCACCGACTTCTCGGTGCGCAGCAGCAGACCGAACATGGTCCACACCCAGGAGAAGGCGAAGCTGAACACCAGCAGCAGGGCCACCCCCGCCAGTACCCCGAGGACACCGCCGTCCGGCCGGAAGCCGAGGATCAGACCCACCGTCAGGATCACCACGGAGGCGACGGTGTAGCGGAGCATGTCGCCCAGCAGGTAGCCGACCATCGGGGCGGGCCGCCAGATCGGCAGGGTCTTGAAGCGGTCGAACACGCCCTTGGCGATGTCCACGTTGATGGAGATGCCCGTGTACATCGTCGTCATGATGATCGACATCACCAGGATGCCGGGCAGCAGGAACTGGATGTACTCCTCGGTGGAACCGGCCAGGGCCCCGCCGAAGAGATACGTGAACATCAGCACGAACATGATCGGCATCGCGGTCACGTCGAACAGCTGCTCCGGCAGATGCTTGATCTTCAGCATCGCCCGCCAGCCGAAGGCGGTGGAGGCGGCGGCCGCGCCGGCCCTCGGCCGCGCTCCGGCCGGGGCGACCAGCAGTTCGGCCAGGGACTCGGAGGAGACCCGGACGGGCCCGTCGGCACGGTCGTCGGTCTTGGTCGCGGTGGTCATGCGATGGCCTCCTGAACGGTACGGCCGCTGCCGGGGGCGTCGTCGGTCAGGGCGAGGAAGACTTCGTCGAGGCTCGGCTGCCCCAGGGAGAAGGTGTCGACGGAGATGCCGGCCCGGGCCAGTTCCGCCAGGGCGCGCGAGGCCCGCTCCGCCGCACCGGAACCGTCGGTCCCGGTCAGCCGGGCGGTGAGGGCGACCGGGTCGGGTTCGAGCGTCACGGGCGCGTCGTCCAGGGCCAGGCGCAGCAGCTTCTCGGCTTCGGGGCGTTGCGCCGCGTCGCGCAGCCGCAGATGCACCGAACCGGCGCCCACGGAGGCCTTGAGCTCCCCCTTGGTGCCCTCGGCGATCACCCGGCCGCTGTCGATCACCGCGATCCGCCCGGCCAGTTGATCGGCCTCGTCCAGGTACTGGGTGGTGAGCAGCACCGTGGTGCCCTGGGCGACGATCGCCCGCACGATCTCCCACACGTGGTTGCGGCTGCGCGGGTCGAGGCCCGTGGTGGGCTCGTCGAGGAAGAGCAGATCGGGGGTGTTGAGGATGGACGCCGCGATGTCGAGCCGGCGCCGCATGCCGCCGGAGTACGTCTTCACCTGCCGGTCGGCCGCCTCGGTCAGGACGAAGGCCTCCAGCATCTGCGCGGCCCGCACCCGGGCACCGGACCTGCCGTGGCCGAGCAGCCGGCCGAGCAGGATCAGGTTCTCCGCGCCGGTCAGGTCCTCGTCCAGCGAGGCGTACTGGCCGGTGAGGGAGACGCGGGAGCGGACCTCGTCCGCGTCCCGGACGACGTCCCGGCCGAACACCCGGGCCCGGCCGCCGTCGGGACGCAGCAGGGTCGCGAGCATCTTCACGAAGGTGGTCTTGCCCGCCCCGTTGGGTCCGAGGACGCCGTAGACCATGCCCTGGGGGATGACGAGATCGATGCCGTCGACGGCCCTCTTGTCCCCGTAGGTCTTCACCAGCCCCTCGGTCTCGATGGCAGGTGCCGAACTGTGCGCGGTCATGGCGTCATCCCCCGTCGGGTCCTGGCTGTCGGGTCTTTCGTACGGCGCGGTCCGCCGTGGATCCTGTCGGTGCGAGCGCGCGGGTGGTCAGCCACGCGGGCCTCCCGGGGCCGTGTCGACGGCCGGTGAGGCCGGTGCCGGGCGGCCGCGCAGCCGCGCGACGGCGAGCAGCCCGCCGATGCCCGGGACGGCGGCGCGCCACCGGGCGCCGGAACCGGCCGCGGCCGGGGCCATGCACGCGGCCCCGATGGTGACGAGGTACGCCGTGCCGTGCAGGGGCCCGACGAGCGAGGTGATCACCCGCAGGTGCACGGTGAACAGGTTCAGGAAGAGCAGAGCGAGGGAGGCCGCCTCGACAGCGGCGGCGATCCGCAGCGTACGCACCGGGTCACGCTCCCGCGACGGAGCCGGTTGACAGCGCCTTGATCACTGGTGGGCCCTTTCGCCCTCGGCAATATGTTGGCTGCCAATAGATAGCACACCAATACCCTCATTGTGTAGGCTGCCGACTCATGAGACAGGATGCGGTGCGCGGTCACCTGGACGGACTGCTGCTGGCCGTGCTCGAACCGGGCCCCCTGCACGGCTACGCGATCATCACGGCGGTGCAGCAGCGCAGCGGGGGCGCGCTCGAACTGCGCACGGGCACGATCTATCCCGCGCTCAACCGGCTGGAGCGGGTCGGCCTGCTGCGCAGCAGCTGGGAGTCCGCCGGTGAGCGCCGCAAGCGCTGCTACGAACTCACCGAAGCGGGACGGCGGACGCTGGCCCGCGAACGCACGGCGTGGCAGGAGTTCACCACCGCCATCGGCTCGGTCCTCAATCCCGTCTCGCCGCCCGGAGTGGTCACATGAGCGCCGTCACCCCGCAGACCGATCCCATCGACGACTACGTCTCCGCCCTGGCCGCCGCCCTGCAC
Coding sequences:
- a CDS encoding ferredoxin, with product MPSRPAATSGTPAPDRGQWRLEVDRLACAGSGLCLATAHGRLRLDAGRARAVAELTEPDARVVDAAEICPMEAITVRDVNTGEILAPRL
- a CDS encoding cytochrome P450 — protein: MTVTDAAHDTARPEQYPFGPVVRLDLNPRYMELCRTAPVSRVTMPYGGEAWLITGYHEIKEFLADPRFSSRAATEPDTARVTPLPLRPGNLLSMDPPDHGKMRKIVAHAFRPRIVSDLTDRMRELVTTELDAMEAAGPPGDLVQRLAVPLPVRMIVELFGVPYEERAEFRRYSDVFVATSAHTREEVNAARDGLEQFLRKLISLRRASPSDDLISVLIEALDAGHMTEVEAVRTGIGILMAGHETSLSMISNVSFLLLAQRDLYARLLADRALLDPAIEEMLRVIPLRSTGSFPRRASEDVEVGGVLIRKGETVIFQRAAGDRDERVFDDPEAIRFDRERNPHLGFGHGIHYCLGAALARAELKAAIGGLLDRFPGLRLAGAVDDVPWKPGLIARAPESLLVEW
- a CDS encoding ABC transporter permease, which produces MTTATKTDDRADGPVRVSSESLAELLVAPAGARPRAGAAAASTAFGWRAMLKIKHLPEQLFDVTAMPIMFVLMFTYLFGGALAGSTEEYIQFLLPGILVMSIIMTTMYTGISINVDIAKGVFDRFKTLPIWRPAPMVGYLLGDMLRYTVASVVILTVGLILGFRPDGGVLGVLAGVALLLVFSFAFSWVWTMFGLLLRTEKSVMGVSMMVIFPLSFLSNVFVDPRTMPGWLQAFVNNSPVSHLCEAVRSLMAGDRPASEIAWVLGWAALLLFVFGPVTMRLYARR
- a CDS encoding ATP-binding cassette domain-containing protein, translating into MTAHSSAPAIETEGLVKTYGDKRAVDGIDLVIPQGMVYGVLGPNGAGKTTFVKMLATLLRPDGGRARVFGRDVVRDADEVRSRVSLTGQYASLDEDLTGAENLILLGRLLGHGRSGARVRAAQMLEAFVLTEAADRQVKTYSGGMRRRLDIAASILNTPDLLFLDEPTTGLDPRSRNHVWEIVRAIVAQGTTVLLTTQYLDEADQLAGRIAVIDSGRVIAEGTKGELKASVGAGSVHLRLRDAAQRPEAEKLLRLALDDAPVTLEPDPVALTARLTGTDGSGAAERASRALAELARAGISVDTFSLGQPSLDEVFLALTDDAPGSGRTVQEAIA
- a CDS encoding PadR family transcriptional regulator — encoded protein: MRQDAVRGHLDGLLLAVLEPGPLHGYAIITAVQQRSGGALELRTGTIYPALNRLERVGLLRSSWESAGERRKRCYELTEAGRRTLARERTAWQEFTTAIGSVLNPVSPPGVVT